From Amphritea atlantica, a single genomic window includes:
- the mltG gene encoding endolytic transglycosylase MltG, producing MRKVVVSFVITLLVVVAFAYGGWRSLQSYLDAPLNLTQSQIIMVEPGSSFNRVAGRLAAEGVMEKPDWFGFFVRIKKAGHLLKAGEYELLPGTTPRTLLAQLVEGKIISYNFTIVEGSTFKQLREQLKLNPQVKITLGDQSDAQLMASLGLEGQHPEGMFLADTYQFHRGMSDFDLLKRANALLSSELDKAWQERAEELPYTSAYEALIMASIVEKETALSSERPTIAGVFVQRLNKGMKLQTDPTVIYGMGERYKGNIRRADLRRPSPYNTYTISGLPPTPIAMVGREAIRAALHPAKEKWLYFVAKGDGSHQFSATLAEHNRAVRQYQLKRRSDYRSSPDQ from the coding sequence TCTCTTTTGTTATTACTCTGCTTGTGGTTGTGGCATTTGCGTATGGTGGGTGGCGATCATTGCAGTCCTATCTTGATGCTCCGCTGAACCTTACGCAGTCCCAGATTATTATGGTTGAGCCGGGCAGTAGCTTTAACCGGGTTGCCGGTCGGCTTGCTGCTGAAGGGGTTATGGAGAAGCCTGACTGGTTTGGTTTTTTTGTTCGCATAAAAAAAGCAGGTCATCTCCTGAAAGCGGGTGAGTATGAGTTGCTTCCCGGCACGACACCCAGAACCCTGCTTGCGCAGCTGGTTGAAGGAAAAATCATTTCATACAATTTTACTATTGTAGAGGGCTCTACTTTCAAACAGTTACGAGAGCAGCTTAAACTAAACCCGCAAGTTAAAATTACTCTGGGAGATCAGAGTGATGCCCAGTTAATGGCCTCTCTGGGGCTTGAAGGGCAGCACCCTGAAGGGATGTTTCTTGCAGACACTTACCAGTTTCACCGGGGTATGAGCGATTTCGATCTGCTCAAGCGTGCCAATGCATTACTATCCTCTGAGCTGGATAAGGCCTGGCAGGAGAGGGCTGAAGAGCTACCCTATACGTCTGCTTATGAAGCGCTTATTATGGCTTCAATTGTAGAAAAAGAGACTGCGCTGAGCAGCGAGAGACCCACGATTGCCGGTGTTTTTGTTCAGCGTCTGAATAAAGGTATGAAGTTACAGACTGATCCCACGGTGATTTATGGTATGGGGGAGCGCTATAAGGGAAATATCCGCCGTGCGGATCTGCGCCGGCCCAGCCCTTACAATACGTATACTATCAGTGGATTGCCACCGACACCGATCGCGATGGTCGGACGGGAAGCGATCCGCGCCGCTTTGCACCCTGCAAAAGAGAAGTGGTTGTACTTTGTGGCTAAGGGGGATGGCAGTCATCAGTTTTCGGCTACCCTGGCAGAACACAACAGGGCGGTCAGGCAGTATCAGTTAAAGCGTCGGAGTGATTATCGCTCCAGTCCGGATCAATAA